From the Musa acuminata AAA Group cultivar baxijiao chromosome BXJ3-1, Cavendish_Baxijiao_AAA, whole genome shotgun sequence genome, the window AGCCCAAAGGGGAAGACAAAAAGGTCATCCACCCCTCTAAAGGCATCATTGTAGCATGCTAGCGCTGCGTCGTAAGAGCTATATACGCATAGGGGGAAGTCACAGGTTTGGGAGTTCAAGAATGGAGAACTGCGGAGAAGGCCATGAATTCCAAGCCTACCAAGAAGAAGACCACAacaccgtcgccgccgccgccgccaccgccaacAACAATAGCATTAGCAACATCCAAAGTGGTGGGGGGTCTGCAACGTTTATGTTCCCGGCCCAGGTCGCCATGGGTGATGGCGCTGGCGATGCTGCTGCTTCTGGTCTCCTGCCTTGGCCACTTCCCCTCCTGAACAATTTACATCCGACTCACTTCCCGAGCTCGGGGCAAATTCGCGATCAAGAccgcttcttcccttctcttccaccGCTTCCTCCTCTGCCACCGCCGCCCCCGCCCGCCTTCTACCATGACCTGCATGCCCGTCGGGCTTCAGCCGCACTGCAGCTCGCTTACGATGGTAGCGGCCTCGGTTCGTCGTCGTCGGACCCCTTGGGACTGGCGGGGCTTTACTTGGGACCCGAAGCATTAATTCGCGGCCGAGGGATGATGTCGTCCTCCCCCTTCGGAGCTCTTCATGCCGAGCTGTGCAAGATGACACCGCAGGAAATCATGGACGCGAAGGCGCTAGCCGCGTCGAAAAGCCATAGCGAAGCCGAGCGGCGACGCCGCGAGCGCATCAACGCCCATCTCGCAAGGCTGCGCAGCTTGCTTCCCAGCACCACCAAAGTAAGCACATACCCTATACCCCCAACAATCTTCGCT encodes:
- the LOC103991825 gene encoding transcription factor bHLH30-like translates to MLALRRKSYIRIGGSHRFGSSRMENCGEGHEFQAYQEEDHNTVAAAAATANNNSISNIQSGGGSATFMFPAQVAMGDGAGDAAASGLLPWPLPLLNNLHPTHFPSSGQIRDQDRFFPSLPPLPPLPPPPPPAFYHDLHARRASAALQLAYDGSGLGSSSSDPLGLAGLYLGPEALIRGRGMMSSSPFGALHAELCKMTPQEIMDAKALAASKSHSEAERRRRERINAHLARLRSLLPSTTKTDKASLLAEVIQHVKELKRQTLEIAEESPLPTETDELTVDATNDEDGKFLVSATLCCDDRPDLLPDLIKALKALKLRTLKAEITTLGGRIKSMLLITGEDGSDHLQQEQSIASIQDALKAVMDRTSSADEASTAGGIKRQRTTNLSSILEHRSI